CTGCTCAAAGCTTTGCAACAATGGCCGTTTCGCGGCGTGCCGCAAAATCCCGGCGGCTGGATTTTGCAGACCGCCAAAAACCTCGCCCTCGATGCGCTGCGGCGCGAAGCCTCCTTTCGAAATAAAAAAGAAGAGATTGCGCGGCGGCTGGAACAGGACTTGAATCTTTCCGATGAAATTGCGCCTGCCGGCTTCAAAAGCGATCAACTCGCGATGATGTTTGCATGCTGCCATCCCATTTTGCCGCGGGAGGTGCAAATTGCGTTGACGCTGAAGATTTTATGTGGTTTCAGTGTGACAGAAATTGCGCGGGCGTTTCTCACCGCTGAGGCCACGATTGCGCAACGCCTGGTGCGCGCCAAACGCAAACTGCGCGCAGAGAACATTTCACTCCGCGCTCCCGAAAACGGCGATTTGCGCCGCCGCTTGCAGGCCGTGCTGGAGGTGCTGTATCTGCTCTTCAACGAAGGCTACAACGCGCATGCCGGCGCAGCTTTGGTGCGGCAGGACTTATGCGCGGAAGCGATTCGCTTAACGGCGCTGCTGGCCGAGCATCCTGCCGGCAATCTTCCGGCAACGCATGCCCTGTTGGCGCTGATGTATTTGCAGGCCGCGCGCTTGCCCAGCCGCGTCGACGACCAAGGCAATCTCTTTTTGCTGGCGGAACAAGATCGCAGCCGCTGGGATCAGAAATTTATTCATGCGGGTTTGTATCACCTGGCGCAAGCCGGACAGGGCGAGGAGTTGACGGTGTATCACCTGCAAGCTGAAATTGCTCTGCATCACACACTCG
This region of Cytophagia bacterium CHB2 genomic DNA includes:
- a CDS encoding sigma-70 family RNA polymerase sigma factor; the protein is MIAANQNSAGAVNDLVDHLFRHKAGQVISTLTRIFGWEHLDLAEDVVQETLLKALQQWPFRGVPQNPGGWILQTAKNLALDALRREASFRNKKEEIARRLEQDLNLSDEIAPAGFKSDQLAMMFACCHPILPREVQIALTLKILCGFSVTEIARAFLTAEATIAQRLVRAKRKLRAENISLRAPENGDLRRRLQAVLEVLYLLFNEGYNAHAGAALVRQDLCAEAIRLTALLAEHPAGNLPATHALLALMYLQAARLPSRVDDQGNLFLLAEQDRSRWDQKFIHAGLYHLAQAGQGEELTVYHLQAEIALHHTLAPSFAQTDWSRILALYDDLRRRDQSPVVALNRAVAVAMIAGPQAGIKELECISRLPAMQTYHLLPAAFGEFHMQLGDTQKAAACYEQALTLVGTEPERRFLLNKLKSCQAE